The following coding sequences are from one Oscillatoria sp. FACHB-1406 window:
- a CDS encoding adenylate/guanylate cyclase domain-containing protein: MTELQLRIHIEGQAESTVKVAKDEFIIGRLPECDLCLPYSEISRHHTRVWSDKEKRWHVEDLGSTNGTLLNQQPLRAPQRLYPNDFLQIGNAILIVNLPQNTHVSLGQRPLSNDGQTILRSAEELREEWIEAAQSGDAYSDSQQAISRLKYLVEIAKNLNSAESIEAIFAQVQAVVFQELPSIQRLALLVDVKGDGHLRAIEVAARHALPEGKSTYTNGWIGRTICEKVFNEKVAIKTVDAQSDARFEGENSIVAKGIRGAFAVPLWDANQVVGVLYADGNVTLTGSGSADDEELSFFSTLANLVAYSIQRWRLTEKLKDEARIRHQLERYHSPSVVQHLMAAGALERGCLEPLEADISILFADLVGFTALSEQLSPGEISQLLNRFFEEMLKFVFGTGGTLDKFIGDCIMAFFGAPEPQRDHADRAVAAAMGMLEHLDRLNAQQIWPQPLQLRIAINSGRAVAGDVGSAQRVDYTVLGATVNLAARMESVCAPGECIISEATYRNLRKRDRFVLIGQKQFKGIDRSVMIYQTQRRKK; the protein is encoded by the coding sequence ATGACTGAGTTACAACTGCGCATTCATATTGAGGGACAAGCGGAAAGCACAGTTAAAGTCGCAAAAGATGAATTTATTATCGGTCGTTTGCCAGAATGCGATTTGTGTTTGCCCTACTCCGAAATTTCTCGCCACCATACCCGCGTCTGGAGCGACAAAGAAAAGCGCTGGCACGTTGAAGATCTCGGCAGCACCAACGGCACCTTATTAAACCAACAACCGTTGAGAGCGCCGCAAAGATTGTATCCCAACGACTTCCTTCAAATCGGGAATGCCATCTTAATTGTCAATCTGCCCCAAAATACCCATGTTTCTTTAGGACAACGGCCACTTTCTAACGACGGACAAACAATTTTGCGCAGCGCCGAGGAGTTGCGCGAAGAATGGATTGAAGCCGCTCAAAGCGGCGATGCTTACAGCGATAGCCAACAAGCCATCTCTCGCCTCAAATACCTCGTCGAAATCGCTAAAAACCTTAACTCCGCCGAATCGATTGAAGCAATTTTCGCGCAGGTTCAAGCGGTCGTGTTTCAGGAGTTGCCCAGCATTCAGCGTCTAGCCTTGCTCGTTGATGTTAAAGGAGACGGGCATTTACGCGCGATTGAAGTTGCCGCCCGCCACGCACTCCCCGAAGGAAAATCAACTTATACCAATGGCTGGATTGGCCGCACGATTTGCGAGAAAGTCTTTAACGAAAAAGTAGCCATTAAAACAGTGGACGCTCAAAGCGACGCACGCTTTGAAGGCGAAAATAGCATTGTTGCCAAAGGTATTCGCGGCGCGTTCGCCGTGCCGTTATGGGATGCCAATCAAGTCGTCGGCGTATTGTATGCAGATGGCAACGTGACATTGACGGGTTCGGGATCGGCAGACGATGAAGAACTCAGTTTCTTTTCGACTTTAGCTAACCTCGTTGCTTATAGCATCCAACGCTGGCGGTTGACAGAAAAACTAAAAGATGAAGCGCGCATTCGCCATCAACTCGAACGCTATCATTCGCCCTCAGTCGTCCAACATTTAATGGCAGCCGGAGCGTTAGAACGAGGCTGTCTGGAACCTTTGGAAGCAGATATCAGCATTCTTTTTGCCGATTTGGTGGGGTTTACGGCGCTTTCCGAGCAGTTAAGTCCGGGGGAAATTTCTCAGTTGCTCAACCGTTTTTTTGAAGAGATGCTGAAGTTCGTCTTTGGGACGGGCGGCACGCTGGATAAGTTTATCGGCGATTGTATCATGGCATTTTTTGGCGCGCCCGAACCGCAACGCGATCATGCCGATCGCGCTGTGGCTGCGGCAATGGGAATGTTGGAACATCTCGATCGCCTCAACGCCCAGCAAATTTGGCCGCAACCCTTGCAGTTGCGTATTGCTATTAATAGCGGACGCGCTGTAGCTGGGGATGTGGGGAGCGCTCAACGAGTGGACTACACGGTTTTGGGGGCGACGGTCAATCTTGCCGCTCGCATGGAGAGCGTTTGTGCGCCGGGAGAATGTATCATTTCGGAGGCGACCTATCGAAATTTGAGGAAGCGGGATCGATTTGTGTTGATCGGTCAGAAGCAGTTTAAGGGGATCGATCGCTCGGTGATGATTTATCAAACGCAACGGCGGAAGAAGTGA
- a CDS encoding lysophospholipid acyltransferase family protein: MSLESRKREPRSSLILYRLFKWSVVSPMLHTYFRGRIYGAEKVPHEGPLVVTCNHASYFDPPLLASCVGRPVAFMAKEELFEVPVLKQAIRLYGAYPVKRSAADRNAIRAATTALKEGWAVGIFLEGTRTPDGRITEPKLGAATIAAKLQAPMLPVSLWGTEKILVKGSSIPRSVPITVRIGDAIAPPSAVKKEELQTVTHRCAAIINAMHDLGR; encoded by the coding sequence ATGTCTTTAGAAAGTCGCAAGCGGGAACCGCGATCGAGTTTAATTCTCTACCGCCTCTTTAAATGGTCGGTGGTCAGTCCGATGCTTCATACTTATTTTCGCGGACGCATTTATGGAGCAGAAAAAGTGCCGCACGAAGGCCCGTTGGTGGTAACGTGCAATCATGCGAGTTACTTCGATCCGCCCCTTCTGGCAAGTTGCGTCGGTCGTCCGGTGGCGTTTATGGCGAAAGAAGAGTTGTTTGAAGTGCCGGTATTGAAACAAGCGATTCGATTGTACGGCGCGTATCCGGTGAAGCGAAGTGCTGCCGATCGCAACGCCATTCGTGCGGCAACGACAGCATTAAAAGAGGGCTGGGCGGTTGGGATTTTTTTGGAAGGGACGCGCACGCCGGATGGGAGGATTACAGAACCAAAATTAGGCGCGGCGACAATCGCAGCGAAGTTGCAAGCGCCGATGCTGCCGGTGAGTTTGTGGGGGACAGAGAAGATTTTGGTTAAAGGTTCTTCTATTCCGCGATCGGTTCCCATCACCGTTCGGATTGGGGACGCGATCGCGCCGCCCAGCGCCGTGAAGAAAGAAGAGTTACAAACTGTAACCCACCGCTGTGCTGCTATCATTAACGCCATGCACGACTTAGGGCGATAA
- a CDS encoding DUF2288 family protein: MTVELREEIAQSLDEAQWDWIMPHAKRDAAIVVSPELDLLDVGVAIANNEVSRVQDWIERQLIQKPSLDQLSEWNENPSKRFKAIIVQPYVAIQEMGEN, encoded by the coding sequence GTGACTGTAGAACTCAGAGAAGAAATCGCCCAATCCCTTGACGAAGCACAGTGGGATTGGATTATGCCTCATGCGAAACGCGATGCCGCGATCGTCGTCTCGCCGGAGTTAGACTTGTTGGATGTTGGCGTTGCGATCGCTAATAACGAAGTCTCTCGCGTCCAAGATTGGATCGAACGTCAGTTAATCCAAAAGCCTTCCCTCGACCAATTGAGCGAGTGGAATGAGAATCCGAGTAAGCGCTTCAAAGCGATTATCGTACAGCCCTACGTCGCGATTCAAGAAATGGGTGAGAATTAA
- a CDS encoding phosphoketolase family protein, which translates to MVSAPEKQISLNQHAPLSEDELHKTNAYWRACNYLAAGMIYLRANPLLKEPLKPEHIKYRLLGHWGSSPGLSFIYVHLNRLIKKYDLNAIYIAGPGHGAPGILAPVYLEGTYSETYPDKSEDEEGMQRFFKQFSFPGGIGSHVTPETPGSIHEGGELGYSLSHAFGAAFDNPDLIVTCVVGDGEAETGALATSWHSNKYLNPIRDGAVLPILHLNGYKIANPTLLARISHDELEALFKGYGYTPYFVEGSEPEAMHQQMAAVMEHCIEEIRTIQEEARRTGNPKRPHWPMIVLRSPKGWTGPDSVDGRKVEGFWRAHQVPMGEMHSNLDHVKLLEQWMKSYKPEELFDENGTLIPELKELAPVGVRRMSANPIANGGFVRKKLRLPNFIDYAIAVKEPGKIEVENTAILGKFLRDVMAKNMHNFRVFGPDETASNRLGAIFEVTKKTWLAEYLPEDEGGSLLSPDGRVMEMLSEHTLEGWLEGYLLTGRHGLFHTYEAFAHVIDSMFNQHAKWLDIAKNHVPWRAPVSSLNILLSSVVWRQDHNGFSHQDPGFIDLVTNKSADVVRVYLPPDANCLLSVADHCLRSSDYVNVIVADKQMHLQYLPIEDAIAHCTKGIGIWEWASNDDCGKDPDIPDVVMACCGDIPTMESLAATAILRDEFPDLKVRFINVVDLFRLQDEREHPHGMSRRDFETLFTPDKPVIFNFHGYPWLIHKLVYRHMNQDRIHVRGYKEKGNINTPLELAINNEIDRFNLVIDVIDRVPKLQSAAAYVKERMKNNIIEHRNYARSHGVDKPEIVNWKWPY; encoded by the coding sequence ATGGTTTCCGCTCCAGAAAAACAAATTTCCCTTAACCAGCACGCGCCTCTATCAGAAGACGAACTTCACAAAACTAACGCTTACTGGCGCGCCTGCAACTATCTCGCCGCAGGCATGATTTACCTGCGTGCCAATCCCCTCCTCAAAGAACCCCTCAAACCCGAACACATCAAATACCGCCTCCTCGGACACTGGGGTTCCAGTCCCGGCTTGAGCTTCATCTACGTCCACCTCAACCGCCTCATTAAAAAATACGACCTCAACGCCATCTACATCGCCGGTCCCGGCCACGGTGCGCCCGGAATCCTCGCACCCGTCTACCTCGAAGGCACTTACTCCGAAACCTATCCAGACAAAAGCGAAGACGAAGAAGGGATGCAGCGCTTCTTCAAACAATTCTCCTTCCCCGGCGGTATCGGCAGTCACGTCACCCCCGAAACCCCCGGTTCCATCCACGAAGGCGGCGAACTCGGCTACAGTCTCTCCCACGCCTTCGGTGCAGCTTTCGACAATCCCGATTTAATTGTTACCTGCGTTGTCGGCGATGGCGAAGCCGAAACCGGAGCCTTAGCGACCTCTTGGCATTCCAACAAATACCTCAACCCCATTCGCGATGGTGCCGTTCTCCCCATCCTCCACCTCAACGGTTACAAAATCGCCAATCCCACTCTTTTAGCGCGCATTTCTCACGACGAACTCGAAGCCCTCTTTAAAGGCTACGGCTATACCCCTTACTTCGTCGAAGGTTCCGAACCTGAAGCCATGCACCAACAGATGGCAGCGGTGATGGAACATTGCATCGAAGAGATTCGCACCATCCAAGAAGAAGCGCGACGTACCGGCAATCCCAAACGCCCGCACTGGCCGATGATTGTTTTGCGAAGTCCCAAAGGTTGGACGGGACCGGATTCCGTAGACGGGCGCAAGGTTGAAGGGTTCTGGCGCGCCCACCAAGTACCGATGGGCGAAATGCACAGCAACCTCGACCACGTTAAACTGCTCGAGCAGTGGATGAAGAGTTACAAACCCGAAGAACTTTTCGACGAAAATGGAACCTTAATTCCGGAGTTGAAGGAGTTAGCCCCCGTCGGCGTTCGTCGTATGAGTGCCAATCCCATCGCGAATGGCGGTTTCGTTCGCAAAAAATTGCGACTGCCTAACTTTATCGATTACGCGATCGCGGTGAAAGAACCGGGCAAAATTGAAGTGGAAAATACCGCCATTCTCGGCAAATTTTTGCGCGATGTGATGGCGAAGAATATGCACAATTTCCGCGTCTTCGGCCCGGATGAAACAGCATCTAATCGCCTCGGTGCAATCTTTGAAGTCACTAAGAAAACGTGGTTAGCTGAGTATTTACCGGAAGACGAAGGCGGTTCTTTGCTCTCGCCCGACGGCCGCGTTATGGAAATGTTGAGCGAACACACCCTCGAAGGTTGGTTGGAAGGGTATTTATTAACCGGGCGACATGGCTTGTTCCACACTTACGAAGCGTTTGCCCACGTTATCGATTCGATGTTTAACCAACACGCGAAATGGTTGGATATTGCTAAGAATCACGTCCCTTGGCGCGCGCCGGTTTCGTCGTTAAATATCTTACTTTCTTCCGTGGTTTGGCGGCAGGATCATAATGGTTTTTCCCACCAAGATCCGGGCTTTATCGATTTAGTTACGAATAAGAGTGCTGATGTGGTGCGGGTTTATTTACCGCCGGATGCAAATTGTTTGCTGTCGGTTGCGGATCATTGCTTGCGGAGTTCCGATTATGTCAACGTGATTGTCGCCGACAAGCAGATGCACTTGCAGTATTTGCCAATAGAAGATGCGATCGCGCATTGTACCAAGGGCATCGGCATCTGGGAATGGGCTAGCAACGATGACTGCGGCAAAGATCCGGATATTCCCGATGTAGTCATGGCTTGCTGCGGCGACATTCCGACGATGGAATCTCTGGCAGCTACGGCAATTCTTCGCGATGAATTTCCCGATTTGAAGGTGCGGTTTATTAATGTGGTCGATTTGTTCAGATTGCAAGACGAACGCGAACATCCTCACGGAATGAGTCGCCGCGATTTCGAGACTTTATTTACGCCCGATAAGCCGGTTATTTTTAATTTCCACGGCTATCCTTGGTTGATTCATAAATTGGTTTATCGCCATATGAATCAAGACCGAATTCACGTTCGCGGTTATAAGGAGAAGGGGAATATTAATACGCCGTTGGAATTGGCGATTAATAATGAAATCGATCGCTTTAACTTAGTTATTGACGTTATCGATCGCGTTCCTAAGTTGCAATCCGCCGCTGCTTACGTGAAGGAACGCATGAAAAACAACATCATCGAACATCGCAACTATGCACGCTCGCACGGCGTTGATAAGCCGGAGATTGTCAACTGGAAGTGGCCGTATTAA
- a CDS encoding phosphatase PAP2 family protein produces MTVLRNFSKQLVHLWKKYVSAQLFPLFTAIEIAGLGIAGIALWGFGKIADEVMEQETQAFDTSILEAIARFHSPVLNSIMIFITTIGEPTVLLVLALILAIVLLAVQERREALMLAIASGGGLALNFALKAAFNRARPELWDRIVDVSFKSFPSGHATMSLVVYGAIGYGLARQFPAWQKLIATITVLLVSAIGFSRLYLGVHWPTDVIAGYATGLVWLIACILTLEISSRYSSGKETNPNA; encoded by the coding sequence ATGACCGTACTTCGTAACTTCAGCAAACAACTCGTTCATCTCTGGAAAAAGTACGTTAGCGCTCAACTATTTCCCCTATTTACGGCGATTGAAATCGCAGGTTTGGGGATTGCCGGGATCGCGCTTTGGGGGTTTGGCAAGATTGCCGATGAAGTCATGGAACAGGAAACTCAAGCCTTTGATACGAGCATTTTAGAAGCGATCGCGCGTTTCCATTCTCCGGTTCTCAATAGCATCATGATTTTCATCACGACGATTGGGGAACCCACAGTTTTGCTCGTTCTGGCCTTAATTTTAGCGATCGTCTTACTGGCAGTACAAGAACGCCGCGAAGCCTTAATGCTCGCGATCGCCTCTGGGGGAGGACTCGCCCTCAACTTCGCGCTCAAAGCCGCTTTCAATCGCGCCCGCCCCGAACTCTGGGATCGCATCGTCGATGTCAGCTTTAAAAGCTTTCCCAGCGGTCACGCTACCATGTCCCTCGTCGTTTACGGCGCGATCGGCTACGGATTAGCGCGCCAATTTCCCGCTTGGCAAAAGCTTATTGCAACGATTACCGTTCTACTCGTCAGCGCGATCGGCTTCAGTCGCCTCTATCTCGGCGTACACTGGCCCACCGATGTCATTGCCGGTTACGCCACCGGACTCGTTTGGCTCATTGCCTGCATTCTCACCCTCGAAATTTCTAGCCGTTACTCCTCCGGAAAAGAGACTAATCCCAACGCCTAA
- a CDS encoding phosphoadenylyl-sulfate reductase, protein MTYLAQPLAQTLGFDLASLNRKFDRAYPKEILTWCALNIPEGLVQVSNFNLEDVAIADLLYRQIKPIARIPVLFVDTLYHFSETLDFVEQVQHLYDLDLHVYKTKDCSSRKTFAAKYGGMLWENDWEKFHYLTKVEPLQRGLDDLEAVAWISGRQRTPLRGTFQDCAPTHANLPIFEWDKQGRLKINPLANWSRTESWAYVYENDTIYNPLHDRGYPRIDDEPLTFEVNDPEKESLKHWHDSEKTEAFVHSHF, encoded by the coding sequence ATGACTTACTTAGCCCAGCCTCTCGCTCAAACTCTGGGTTTCGACCTTGCCTCGCTCAATCGCAAATTCGATCGCGCTTACCCGAAAGAAATCCTCACTTGGTGCGCGCTTAATATCCCCGAAGGCTTGGTGCAGGTTAGCAATTTTAACCTCGAAGATGTGGCGATCGCTGACTTACTGTACCGTCAGATTAAGCCCATTGCTCGAATTCCGGTTCTCTTTGTCGATACGCTCTATCATTTCTCGGAAACTCTCGATTTTGTCGAGCAAGTACAGCACCTATACGATCTCGACTTGCACGTTTACAAGACCAAAGATTGTTCTTCTCGTAAAACCTTTGCTGCTAAATATGGCGGAATGCTTTGGGAAAACGATTGGGAAAAGTTCCACTATCTCACTAAGGTGGAACCCTTACAACGCGGATTGGATGACCTCGAAGCGGTTGCTTGGATTAGCGGACGGCAGCGCACGCCCCTGCGGGGAACGTTCCAAGATTGCGCGCCGACTCATGCCAACCTTCCGATCTTTGAATGGGATAAACAAGGACGATTGAAAATTAATCCTCTGGCAAACTGGAGTCGCACCGAAAGCTGGGCCTACGTTTACGAAAACGATACGATCTATAATCCCCTACACGATCGCGGTTATCCCCGCATTGATGACGAACCTCTCACCTTTGAGGTTAACGATCCTGAAAAGGAAAGCCTCAAGCATTGGCACGACAGTGAGAAAACGGAAGCGTTCGTTCACAGTCACTTTTAA
- the ilvN gene encoding acetolactate synthase small subunit, whose amino-acid sequence MKHTLSVLVQDEAGVLSRIAGLFARRGFNIESLAVGPGEQVGISRITMVVPGDEAVIEQLIKQLYKLVSVLKVQDLTLTPCVERELMLLKVNATASNRAEAIELANVFRARIVDISEETLTIEVVGDPGKMVAIVQMLNKFGIREVARTGKIVLARESGVNTEYLKSLEAKV is encoded by the coding sequence ATGAAACATACCCTCTCCGTTCTCGTTCAAGACGAAGCTGGCGTTCTCAGTCGCATCGCTGGCTTGTTTGCCCGTCGCGGTTTCAATATTGAAAGTTTAGCGGTCGGCCCCGGCGAACAGGTGGGAATTTCCCGCATTACAATGGTCGTTCCCGGCGATGAAGCTGTCATCGAACAATTGATCAAACAACTCTATAAATTAGTCAGCGTTCTTAAAGTTCAAGATCTCACGCTTACGCCCTGCGTCGAACGCGAATTAATGCTCCTCAAAGTGAATGCTACTGCCTCGAATCGCGCCGAAGCGATCGAACTGGCCAACGTCTTCCGCGCTCGCATTGTTGATATTTCTGAAGAAACATTGACAATTGAAGTGGTCGGGGATCCGGGTAAAATGGTCGCGATCGTACAAATGCTAAACAAGTTCGGTATTCGAGAAGTCGCCCGCACTGGTAAAATTGTTCTGGCTCGCGAGTCTGGCGTTAACACCGAATATCTGAAATCTTTGGAGGCGAAAGTCTGA
- a CDS encoding alpha/beta fold hydrolase produces the protein MHWPQRIGQQRDWVWRGWQTRYSFQRATQSSTRPPLLLIHGFGAAIEHWRKNIPILSRTHTVYALDLLGFGASRKVAADFGTELWAAQVYDFWRTFVGEPMVLVGNSVGSLVCLAAAARHPEMVAGIVLLNVPDVSLRQAALPAWLAPIVTGLENAIASPTVLKLLLRVLRRPVNIRRWAGFAYEDNSAIDEELLSILSAPAYDEGAGDTFSSLFRAVRQPQFALPTVELLPALDLPILLLWGTRDRMVPFALARAFLELNPRLEFVELEAAGHCPHDECPDRFNALLLDWLKAVGL, from the coding sequence ATGCACTGGCCGCAACGGATCGGACAGCAACGGGATTGGGTCTGGCGCGGTTGGCAGACTCGTTATAGTTTCCAGCGGGCAACGCAGAGTTCGACTCGTCCGCCGTTGCTGTTAATTCACGGGTTTGGGGCGGCGATCGAGCATTGGCGTAAAAATATTCCGATTTTGAGCCGGACGCATACGGTTTATGCTTTGGATTTGCTGGGTTTTGGGGCGAGTCGGAAGGTGGCGGCGGACTTCGGGACTGAGTTGTGGGCGGCGCAGGTTTACGATTTTTGGCGGACTTTTGTGGGCGAACCGATGGTATTGGTGGGGAATTCGGTGGGTTCGTTGGTATGTTTGGCGGCGGCGGCGCGCCATCCGGAGATGGTGGCGGGAATCGTGCTGTTGAATGTGCCGGATGTCTCGCTGCGTCAGGCGGCGCTTCCGGCTTGGCTGGCCCCTATCGTTACGGGGTTGGAAAATGCGATCGCGTCCCCAACCGTTCTCAAGCTGTTGCTGCGGGTTTTGCGTCGTCCGGTCAATATCCGACGCTGGGCGGGGTTTGCTTACGAGGATAATAGCGCGATCGACGAAGAATTACTCTCGATTCTCTCTGCCCCTGCCTACGATGAAGGCGCGGGCGATACGTTCTCATCGCTATTTCGAGCCGTTCGCCAGCCGCAATTTGCCCTGCCGACGGTGGAATTGTTGCCCGCTCTGGATTTGCCGATTTTGTTGCTGTGGGGAACGCGCGATCGCATGGTTCCTTTCGCTCTGGCTCGAGCTTTCCTCGAACTCAATCCCCGTTTAGAGTTTGTCGAACTCGAGGCCGCCGGTCACTGTCCCCACGATGAATGTCCGGATCGGTTCAACGCCCTACTACTCGACTGGTTGAAGGCGGTGGGATTGTAG
- the infC gene encoding translation initiation factor IF-3, which yields MKDNKTRRDLPQINERIRYPHIRVIDTDGGQLGVITSEEARRLAEEKGLDLVLVSDKSDPPVCKIMDYGKFKYEKEKKEREAKKRQHNADVKEVKMRYKIDDHDYQVRVNSARRFLQSGDKVKATVTFRGREIQHTNLAEDLLKRMAEDLQEVAELQQAPKREGRNMMMLLSPKK from the coding sequence GTGAAAGATAACAAAACTCGTCGCGATCTGCCTCAAATCAATGAAAGAATTCGTTATCCCCACATTCGAGTCATCGACACCGATGGCGGACAATTGGGAGTCATCACCTCCGAAGAAGCTCGGCGTTTAGCAGAAGAAAAAGGTCTCGATCTCGTCCTCGTCAGCGACAAATCGGATCCGCCCGTCTGCAAAATCATGGATTACGGCAAATTCAAGTACGAAAAAGAAAAAAAGGAGCGTGAAGCTAAAAAAAGACAGCACAATGCTGATGTCAAAGAAGTTAAAATGCGATACAAAATCGACGACCACGACTATCAAGTCCGCGTAAATAGCGCGCGCCGCTTCCTCCAATCCGGCGATAAAGTCAAAGCAACCGTAACCTTCCGGGGGCGAGAAATCCAACACACTAATCTCGCCGAAGATCTCCTCAAGCGCATGGCCGAAGATCTCCAAGAAGTGGCAGAATTGCAACAAGCACCCAAACGGGAAGGTCGTAACATGATGATGTTGCTTTCCCCAAAAAAATAA